A genomic window from Tolypothrix sp. PCC 7910 includes:
- a CDS encoding FtsW/RodA/SpoVE family cell cycle protein, with protein MNLRRLIPIFDDSVSSWALEARLLRWLTLIWLCVGLIILFSASYTVAAARQNDGLYYFKRQLMWVLVSLILFNFIVHLPLKKFLGVAHWFLLLFLGLIFVTLVPGLGKKAFDAARWIAIGPIPIQPSELIKPFLVLQSARLFGQWDKISWRVRFTWLAIFGLVLLGILAQPNLSTTALCGITIWLIALAAGLPYKYLGGTAVGGVLLALLSISIKEYQRKRVMSFMNPWADATGDGYQLVQSLLAVGSGKTWGAGFGLSQQKLFYLPIQDTDFIFAVYAEEFGFVGSMVLLVLLALFATLGLRVALKAKNPVSRLVAIGVTIVMVGQSLLHIGVTTGALPTTGLPLPMFSYGGNSMIASIIAAALLIRVARESSEAEVVPLRTNQSEPIRQRRLFKKTKV; from the coding sequence GTGAATTTACGCCGCTTAATACCAATTTTTGATGATAGCGTCTCCAGCTGGGCTTTAGAAGCAAGGCTGCTGCGGTGGTTAACACTGATTTGGCTGTGTGTCGGCTTGATAATCCTGTTTTCTGCATCTTATACTGTTGCCGCCGCCCGTCAGAACGATGGACTGTATTACTTTAAGCGTCAACTTATGTGGGTGCTGGTTTCTTTAATTTTATTCAACTTTATTGTCCATCTCCCCTTAAAGAAATTTTTAGGCGTAGCCCATTGGTTTTTGTTATTATTTTTAGGCTTAATTTTTGTCACCCTCGTACCTGGACTAGGAAAAAAAGCTTTTGATGCAGCGCGCTGGATAGCGATTGGCCCAATTCCCATTCAACCATCAGAACTGATTAAACCCTTTTTAGTACTTCAAAGCGCTCGACTATTTGGACAATGGGACAAAATCAGTTGGCGAGTTCGTTTCACTTGGTTAGCAATTTTCGGTTTAGTACTTCTAGGAATTCTCGCCCAGCCTAACCTGAGTACAACTGCACTCTGCGGTATCACCATCTGGTTAATAGCCTTAGCCGCTGGTTTACCTTACAAATATCTAGGGGGAACAGCAGTTGGTGGAGTTTTGTTAGCACTACTCAGTATTAGCATCAAAGAATATCAGCGCAAGCGGGTGATGTCATTTATGAATCCTTGGGCTGATGCTACAGGCGACGGTTACCAGCTAGTGCAAAGCTTACTAGCAGTAGGTTCTGGGAAAACTTGGGGCGCAGGATTTGGGCTTTCTCAACAAAAACTGTTTTATTTGCCAATTCAGGACACTGATTTTATTTTCGCAGTGTACGCCGAAGAATTTGGCTTTGTTGGCAGTATGGTGTTGTTAGTGTTGTTAGCTTTATTTGCCACCTTGGGATTAAGAGTAGCGCTAAAAGCAAAAAATCCTGTATCTCGCTTAGTAGCAATCGGTGTAACTATTGTGATGGTAGGACAATCACTGCTGCATATAGGCGTAACTACAGGTGCATTACCTACTACTGGCTTACCTTTACCCATGTTTAGTTATGGTGGTAATTCGATGATTGCAAGTATCATTGCTGCGGCGTTACTAATTCGTGTAGCCAGAGAAAGTAGTGAAGCAGAAGTAGTACCATTACGCACCAATCAGTCTGAACCTATACGTCAGCGTCGGCTTTTCAAGAAAACCAAAGTTTAA
- a CDS encoding FHA domain-containing protein, with translation MQIQLSWIDPNSEERREPLLETPVAIGKTFAEMPQLSEEQRVSRITIQDDLIADYHALIDWQNQELIITDQNTSNGIKINGVQVTGGMLTSGDRISIGACEIVVTFTATAWECDRMVGFLFKRPCGRTDRTGCPYCEKSYEEDYAYYSEYGNYRSGWGRDYYDNRDRYSYDPKTGDVDFTEADAVSLEAQRDTEFESDMGAS, from the coding sequence TTGCAGATACAGTTAAGTTGGATTGATCCTAATAGCGAAGAAAGGCGAGAACCACTATTAGAAACTCCTGTAGCTATTGGGAAAACATTTGCAGAAATGCCACAACTAAGTGAGGAACAACGAGTTTCTAGAATCACCATTCAGGATGACTTAATTGCAGATTACCATGCTTTAATTGATTGGCAAAATCAAGAATTAATTATTACCGACCAAAATACTAGCAATGGTATCAAAATTAATGGAGTACAAGTAACTGGTGGGATGTTGACATCTGGCGATCGCATCTCCATTGGCGCTTGTGAAATTGTGGTAACGTTTACAGCTACAGCCTGGGAGTGCGATCGCATGGTAGGCTTTCTGTTTAAACGTCCCTGTGGCCGTACTGATAGAACAGGCTGTCCTTACTGTGAGAAATCTTACGAAGAAGATTACGCCTATTATTCAGAATACGGTAATTATCGCTCAGGATGGGGTAGAGATTATTATGACAATCGCGATCGCTATTCCTACGATCCGAAAACTGGCGATGTAGACTTTACAGAAGCAGATGCTGTGAGTTTAGAAGCCCAAAGAGATACTGAGTTTGAAAGTGATATGGGAGCAAGTTAA
- a CDS encoding glycosyltransferase, which produces MEETWLIYALGGGWGHITRALSLGRIAATQRKVKIITNSPYTYKIEHDGCFVHFIPEYANFSETCLQVREILCNSHYDCLIIDTFPRGLGAELADILPKLNYVPRILIHRDINSCYVSAKQLRPFVIENFDKVIIPGEGEDLPFADLPIVEHTAPWLIRNCWELPDKATMRSHILRVNPYIKTILVCASGKTSDLTLFAELTLWLQHNFPDCAVRILAATCPQACPQELWISHHPGIECIAAADIVIGSAGYNTVYECAAVGVPLVAIPLERLYDRQHKRAYKSYWVQNNQDTTFDEQLLNIYAMVRRILDEAIPAHSLPIPSYINGAVKATRQIEQI; this is translated from the coding sequence TTGGAAGAGACTTGGCTGATTTACGCATTAGGTGGCGGTTGGGGACATATTACTCGCGCTTTATCTTTGGGGAGAATAGCTGCAACTCAAAGAAAAGTGAAAATTATTACTAATAGTCCCTATACATACAAAATAGAGCATGATGGTTGTTTTGTACACTTCATTCCTGAATATGCAAATTTTTCAGAAACTTGTTTGCAAGTACGAGAAATATTATGTAATAGTCATTATGATTGCTTAATTATCGATACTTTCCCTAGAGGTTTAGGGGCTGAATTAGCTGATATATTACCCAAACTGAATTATGTTCCCCGGATTTTGATTCATCGAGATATTAACTCTTGCTATGTATCTGCAAAACAATTACGGCCTTTTGTTATTGAAAACTTTGATAAAGTGATTATCCCTGGTGAAGGAGAGGATTTACCCTTTGCTGATTTACCTATAGTGGAACATACAGCACCTTGGCTAATTCGCAACTGTTGGGAGTTACCAGATAAAGCCACGATGCGATCGCATATTCTTAGGGTTAACCCATATATCAAGACTATCCTTGTTTGTGCATCTGGTAAAACATCAGATCTGACTTTATTTGCTGAATTAACGCTGTGGCTACAACATAATTTTCCTGATTGTGCAGTCAGAATTTTAGCTGCTACTTGTCCACAAGCATGTCCACAAGAATTGTGGATATCTCACCATCCAGGGATTGAATGTATCGCCGCAGCCGATATCGTCATTGGGAGTGCAGGTTACAATACAGTTTACGAATGTGCTGCTGTAGGAGTACCTTTAGTAGCAATACCATTAGAGCGACTATACGATCGCCAACATAAAAGAGCTTACAAAAGCTATTGGGTGCAAAATAATCAAGATACGACATTTGACGAACAGCTGCTAAACATCTATGCGATGGTTAGAAGAATACTAGATGAAGCAATACCAGCACACAGCTTACCAATACCGTCTTATATCAACGGTGCAGTGAAAGCAACACGTCAAATTGAGCAAATTTAA